The following coding sequences lie in one Spea bombifrons isolate aSpeBom1 chromosome 5, aSpeBom1.2.pri, whole genome shotgun sequence genomic window:
- the CFAP90 gene encoding uncharacterized protein C5orf49 homolog yields MEVHFTGERQEAKEEYKEIKRKYHQPHLASLSAFSIVPLEKRSKELSYFNRLNKDEHVSTYDAIFKRPQEYNEKLHRDDRKHAKHNDLNINAEETSRPVAVLSSSEYGRHLNLHVDKVNRDHVRIGLVHVDFHRKNGISNSVEEGYGSVIPS; encoded by the exons ATGGAGGTGCACTTTACTGGAGAACGGCAAGAAGCTAAAgaagaatacaaagaaataaaaagaaaatatcatcAGCCGCACCTTGCATCTTTGTCTGCATTCTCAATTGTGCCCTTAGAAAAAAGATCTAAGGAGCTAAGTTATTTCAATCGACTGAATAAG gatgAACACGTTTCTACATATGACGCCATTTTCAAGAGGCCACAAGAATACAATGAAAAACTTCACAGAGACGACAGAAAACATGCAAAGCATAATGACTTAAATATTAATGCTGAG gAAACCTCTCGACCAGTGGCTGTATTGAGCTCCTCAGAATATGGAAGACACTTAAATCTCCATGTTGACAAAGTTAATAGAGATCATGTTAGAATTGGTTTAGTACATGTGGACTTCCACCGCAAGAATGGAATTAGCAATTCTGTAGAAGAAGGATATGGATCTGTCATACCATCATAA